From the Pongo pygmaeus isolate AG05252 chromosome X, NHGRI_mPonPyg2-v2.0_pri, whole genome shotgun sequence genome, one window contains:
- the LOC129025386 gene encoding LOW QUALITY PROTEIN: spermatid nuclear transition protein 3 (The sequence of the model RefSeq protein was modified relative to this genomic sequence to represent the inferred CDS: inserted 2 bases in 1 codon; substituted 1 base at 1 genomic stop codon) — MAKVTRKLKGSSKVMEQSNPSTKQLISSXKGKNKMKKSCQSRARKGGKVKKIQREIKRLLHGSSRKKSSGTSTEIPXKVKRVKRAKKFRPLAKIE, encoded by the exons ATGGCTAAAGTTACCAGAAAATTGAAGGGATCTAGCAAAGTTATGGAACAATCAAACCCAAGCACAAAACAATTAATCTCAAG AAAAGGGAAGAACAAGATGAAGAAATCCTGTCAATCCAGGGCCAGAAAAGGGGGCAAG GTGAAGAAGATACAGAGGGAGATAAAACGACTGCTTCATGGGagttcaagaaaaaaatcatctggTACTAGTACAGAAATTCCATGAAAggtaaaaagagtgaaaagagcCAAGAAGTTTCGGCCACTAGCAAAGATTGAGTAG